In Capsicum annuum cultivar UCD-10X-F1 chromosome 7, UCD10Xv1.1, whole genome shotgun sequence, one genomic interval encodes:
- the LOC107876930 gene encoding glycine-rich cell wall structural protein 1-like — protein MASNFMIMMIFGTLMYTSCARKLIDDSFNVPQVTSSFGEGGLGFPNNNNSVPQDTSSFGEGGIGYLDNNSNNVPQVSGSFGGGVGGGGHVGPGGIDFGVGIGGGGEISVPGVGSIGGGGGGGIGGGIGRDGSMYMGGGGGGGIGGQIGNVGFGGGQGFGGGQSFEGINN, from the coding sequence ATGGCTTCgaatttcatgattatgatgattttcggAACTTTAATGTACACAAGTTGTGCTCGAAAACTTATCGATGATAGCTTTAACGTTCCACAAGTTACAAGCTCATTCGGAGAGGGAGGATTAGGTTttcccaataataataatagtgttCCACAAGATACAAGCTcatttggagagggaggaatagGTTATCTCGATAATAACAGTAATAATGTTCCACAAGTTAGTGGCTCATTTGGAGGCGGAGTTGGTGGTGGAGGACATGTTGGTCCTGGTGGCATAGACTTTGGAGTAGGTATTGGTGGTGGAGGTGAAATAAGTGTACCCGGTGTTGGGTCAATTGGCGGTGGTGGAGGTGGCGGAATAGGTGGAGGCATTGGCCGAGATGGTTCAATGTATATGGGAGGTGGCGGAGGTGGAGGCATTGGTGGTCAAATTGGTAATGTAGGGTTTGGGGGCGGGCAAGGGTTTGGTGGTGGCCAAAGTTTTGAGGGAATTAACAATTAA
- the LOC107878743 gene encoding imidazole glycerol phosphate synthase hisHF, chloroplastic, with protein MEAATFTSTTASSSTTSFSSFSSTSQSLRFLRYKPNAKPLNYKSSRTFSVRASADDSVVTLLDYGAGNVRSLRNAIKYLGFDIIDVHTPEDILKAKQLIFPGVGAFAPAMDVLNNKGMAEALCTYIEQDRPFLGICLGLQLLFESSEENGPVKGLGLIPGVVGRFDSSKGIRVPHIGWNALEIAKDIQILDDIGKSHVYFVHSYRAMPSDQNREWISSTCNYGDNFIASIQRGNVHAVQFHPEKSGDVGLSVLRRFLNPKSGKTQKLVQGNASKLAKRVIACLDVRTNDKGDLVVTKGDQYDVREHTKENEVRNLGKPVDLAGQYYKDGADEVSFLNITAFRDFPLGDLPMLQVLRYASENVFVPLTVGGGIRDFKDGNGRYYSSLEVASEYFRSGADKISIGSDAVYAAEEYLKSGVKTGKSSLEQISRVYGNQAVVVSIDPRRVYVKDPKAVEFKTVKVRNPGPNGEEYAWYQCTVSGGREGRPIGAYELAKAVEELGAGEILLNCIDCDGQGKGFDIDLIKLISDAVSIPVIASSGAGAVEHFTEVFRETNASAALAAGIFHRKEVPIQAVKEHLSKEGIEVRM; from the exons ATGGAGGCGGCTACTTTCACTTCTACTACAGCTTCATCTTCAACGACGTCGTTTTCTTCCTTCTCTTCAACTTCTCAATCTCTTCGCTTTCTGCGTTACAAGCCAAATGCAAAACCTCTAAATTACAAATCTTCTAGAACCTTCTCTGTCCGTGCCTCCGCCGATGATTCTG tGGTAACTCTACTTGATTATGGTGCTGGCAATGTGAGAAGTCTCAGGAATGCTATTAAGTATCTCGGTTTCGATATCATTGAT GTCCATACACCCGAGGACATTTTGAAAGCAAAACAACTCATTTTTCCTGGAGTTGGTGCTTTTGCTCCTGCCATGGATGTGCTAAACAACAAGGG AATGGCTGAAGCACTTTGTACTTACATTGAGCAAGATCGCCCATTCCTCGGCATCTGTCTTGGACTGCAGCTACTTTTTGAGTCAAGTGAAGAAAATGGACCAG TAAAGGGTCTTGGTTTGATTCCCGGAGTAGTTGGACGTTTTGACTCTTCTAAAGGCATCAGAGTACCTCATATTGGCTGGAATGCACTTGAAATAGCAAAAGATATCCAAATTTTGGATGACATTGGAAAGTCCCATGTCTATTTCGTACATTCTTATCGGGCAATGCCG TCAGATCAAAATAGAGAGTGGATCTCATCGACCTGCAACTATGGTGACAATTTCATAGCATCCATTCAGAGAGGAAATGTCCACGCAGTTCAGTTTCATCCTGAGAAGAGTGGTG ATGTTGGCCTTTCTGTATTGAGGAGGTTCTTGAATCCAAAATCTGGGAAAACACAG AAGCTAGTCCAAGGGAATGCCTCTAAACTTGCAAAACGG GTTATTGCATGTCTTGATGTGAGGACAAATGATAAAGGTGATCTGGTTGTAACCAAAGGAGACCAATATGATGTTAGAGAACATACAAAAGAAAATGAG GTGAGAAACCTTGGCAAGCCAGTGGATCTTGCTGGACAGTATTACAAGGATGGGGCAGATGAG GTTAGCTTTTTAAATATTACTGCTTTCCGAGACTTCCCCTTGGGCGATCTGCCAATGTTGCAG GTATTGAGATATGCATCAGAGAATGTTTTTGTGCCATTAACCGTTGGAGGTGGTATTAGAGACTTCAAAGACGGCAATGGCAG ATACTACTCTAGTTTAGAAGTTGCTTCAGAATATTTTCGTTCTGGAGCAGACAAAATTTCTATCGGAAGTGATGCCGTTTATGCTGCGGAAGAATACTTAAAATCTGGA GTGAAAACTGGAAAGAGCAGTCTAGAGCAGATCTCCCGAGTTTATGGCAATCAG GCAGTAGTTGTAAGCATTGATCCTCGAAGGGTGTACGTAAAGGACCCCAAGGCTGTGGAATTCAAGACTGTGAAAGTGAGAAACCCAG GTCCAAATGGAGAAGAATATGCATGGTACCAGTGCACG GTGAGTGGTGGGAGAGAAGGCCGTCCTATTGGAGCTTATGAGCTTGCGAAAGCTGTTGAAGAATTGGGAGCTGGGGAGATACTGCTAAACTGCATTGATTGTGATG GTCAAGGGAAGGGATTTGATATAGACCTAATTAAGTTGATTTCAGATGCTGTAAGCATTCCTGTGATTGCAAGCAGTGGAGCTGGAGCTGTTGAACACTTCACAGAGGTCTTCAGAGAAACAAATGCATCTGCTGCCCTTGCTGCTGGAATTTTCCATAGAAAGGAG GTTCCCATTCAAGCCGTGAAAGAACATCTGTCAAAGGAAGGCATAGAAGTTAGAATGTAA